In Edaphobacter aggregans, the sequence CCGTCGCAGGCTGAGCTACCAGCAGTTGCGCAGTCGTGGTGAACTTACCGAACCCTGGAGCCGTCGCGGTAATCGTATATGTGCCAGGCGCAATCTGCTGAAGGGAGTACTCTCCCTGAGAGTTCGTCACCGCATCGACCCTGACCCCATTCGCTGCGTTCACGATAACGACCGAAGCCCCGGGAATCGCAGCTCCCGCCGGGTCGGTCACAAGTCCCCGCAACGAGGTGCTGGCGTTCTGGCCAAAACCTGCGTACGAAAGACACAAAACTACAAGAACGAGGGAATATCGAAGAAGTCGCACGTGGCCTCGCGAGAAATGCGATTACACCAACGCCGTTCGCGCGAACCTGAGAAGTCTGGATCGTGCGTATATTTTTACCAAGCAGAACTGGAAAGGCTCTCAGAAATAGCGTGGCGTGCACCTAATATGTCAGAGGCGTTACATTCAGGCAACAAAAAACGTCTTCCTGCCCCAGTTTTAGTGCAATTCGTCCCAGATCTGGTGATACAGAAATTCAAGCATCGAATCGGTTCATCAGTAACGAGATCTCCTCGGGTGGTTTCTATACAGCACGCTTCGATTGCCGGCCGATCGAGCAGATCTATCCCTCGCAACAACCGATAGGCCCTACGGCACAATCGAAGTCGTTGCCGTATTGATTCAAAATTCGCGACAACAAACAGACAAGTGAAGAGGAGATCAATGGTCTCCGGCGCCCATAAGAGCCATCCTAAAATGTGCCGGAACCATCTATAGAACGGTGTTGGTATTGGATCTTCCGTGTCCCGTGGATCATCTTTTGCAGCGCTAACGGTGTCATAAACCCCGACAAACTTATGTAATAAAGCGGAAGCGTTTCGAGGTAATTTATGCGATTTCTGAATCTTTCAAATAGGCTGCCGCGTCTAAAAGTCCAATTATCGATAATTTTGAGTTATCCAGTTATCGATGAAACGCGCCGACTGTTACCCCTTGTTTTCCATAACCCACTGGTTCGCAATGCGATTACGAACCAGTAAACATGTTCACAAGGAAGTTTTATGTGGATTGTTCGTTTAGCCCTACGGCGCCCGTATACCTTTGTCGTCCTGTCAATATTATTGCTGATCATGGGGCCTGTAACGATTTTGCGGACCCCAACGGATATCTTTCCCAACATCGATATTCCGGTGGTCAGTGTTGTATGGCAGTACTCCGGCCTGTCGGCTGAACAGATGTCATCCCGTATTGTGATTCTGACCGAACGGGTGTTGAGCACCACGGTCAACAATATCGAGCATGTCGAATCACAGTCCATGACAGGCATCGCTGTCGTGAAGATTTTCTTTCAGCCGCATGTGGACATCAGCACAGCAATCGCCCAGGTTACAGCAGTCTCCCAGACGCAGTTGAGACAACTGCCAGCAGGAACGACTCCGCCTTTGATTATCGTTTACAACGCGTCCAGCGTGCCGATTCTTCAATTGGCCTTATCGGGAAAGGGGATGTCGGAGCAGGAACTCAATGACTGGGGGCAAAATTTCCTTCGCCCGCAGTTGATCACGGTCGAAGGTGCGGCTATTCCCTACTCTTATGGCGGCAAGCAGCGTCAGGTGCAGGTTGACTTGAACACGCAGGCGTTGCAGGCTAAAGGGCTTGCGCCATCCGATGTGACGACAGCGATTGGCAATCAGAACCTGATTCTGCCCTCGGGCACGACCAAGATGGGGCTGTTCGAATTCAACGTCGAGACTAACGGCAGCCCCGAGGGCATCGACGACCTGAACGAAGTTCCAATCAAGGTGGCCAACGGCGCAACAATCTTCGTTCGCGATGTCGCCCATGTGCGCGATGGATTTCCACCCCAGACCAACATAGTCCGATCGGATGGGCAGCGCGGTTCGCTGATGACGGTTTTGAAGAACGGAAATACGTCAACGCTCGACATAGTGAAGGGAATCCGTGGGCTCCTGCCGCAAGTGGCTGCGACGCTGCCTGAAGCGCTGAAGATCACTCCTATCGCCGACCAATCGATTTTTGTGCGGGCCTCGATCAATGGCGTAGTAAGAGAGGCTATCATTGCCGCCTGCCTTACCGCGATCATGATCCTGATCTTCCTGGGAAGCTGGCGGAGCACGATCATTATTGCGGTATCTATCCCGCTGTCGATTCTGTGTTCGATCATCACGTTGAGTGCGCTGGGCGAGACGATTAACATCATGACGCTGGGCGGTCTCGCGCTTGCCGTTGGAATTCTGGTCGATGACGCGACTGTTGAGATCGAGAACATCAACCGCAATCTGGAAATGGGGAAGGAGACCGAGCAAGCCATTCTGGATGGCGCAGCCCAGATCGCGGTGCCGGCCTTTGTCTCAACGCTGAGCATTTGCATTGTGTTTGTACCGATGTTCTTCCTAAGTGGGGTGGCCAAATACCTCTTTGTTCCGCTAGCGGAGGCCGTGGTATTCGCTATGCTCGCGTCGTACCTGTTGTCGCGAACAATAGTGCCGACCATGGCGAAGTATCTACTGCAAGTGCACAACGAACAAGAGGTAGAAAAGAAAAAGGAGAGCCGTAATCCGCTTGTGCGTTTCCAACTCGCCTTCGAACACGGCTTTGAAAAGCTGAGAGGCGGATATCACAATCTCCTGAAGGGCGCGGTTGCGCATCCTGTTCTGTTCACGATCTGCTTCTTTGCGGCCTGCCTTGCATCCTTTGCTCTGTTCCCGTGGCTTGGGCAGGATTTCTTTCCAGCGGTTGATGGTGGACAGTTCAAGTTACACGTACGCGCACAGACCGGGACCAGAATCGAGGAAACAGCTCGCTTATGCGACTTGATAGAAAACAGTATTCGCAGGGAGATTCCTGCGAGTGAGTTGTCCAACATTCTGGACAATATCGGCCTGCCTTACTCCGGCATCAATACGTCCTACAGCAACTCGGCCGCTATAGGACCCGCCGATGCGGATATCCAGGTGTCTTTGACGGAGAAGCACAGGCCCACGGACGAATACGTTCATGCGCTGCGCGGGCGGCTGGCGAGAGAATTTCCCGGGCTGACTTTCTACTTCCTGCCAGCCGATATCGTCAGCCAGATTCTGAACTTCGGTCTGCCCGCGCCTATCGATATTCAGATTGTCGGCCAGAATGTTGAAGCAAACCGCCAGTACGCCAATAAGTTGTTCAATCAGGTTAAATATGTGCCGGGCATGACGGATCTGAGGATCCAGCAGCCGTTCAACTCACCGAAGCTCCAGGTCGATATCGACCGGATCAAATCGCAAGGTGCTGGGTATACAGCGCGCGATGTGGCGAGCAACCTGCTGATTGCATTGAGCGGAAGCTTTCAAACCGCGCCAACGTTCTGGCTAAATCCGCAAAATGGGGTGAGCTATAACATCTCTGCCCAGACTCCACAGTTTAAAACTGATTCGCTCCAGGGCCTTGGCAATATACCGATCAACAATTCGGCTGGCACGCCACCGCAGATTTTGAAAAACCTAGCGTCAATCAACCCCGGTCAGGAACAGGCCACGGTATCGCATTTCAACGTGCAGCCGGTGCTGGATATTTATGGATCGGTGCAAGGGCGCGATCTCGGCGGCGTGTCGAGGGAGATCAACCGGATCCTGGCGGAGACCAAGAATGATCTGCCGCGGGGAACGCGAGTGATTGTTCGCGGACAGGTGCAGACGATGAAGGCATCCTTCGTGGGCTTGCTGGGCGGACTAGTTTTTTCGATTGTGCTGGTCTATCTCTTGATCGTCATTAACTTTCAATCCTGGATGGATCCGTTCGTTATTATTGCCGCTCTGCCAGCTGCTCTGGCAGGAATTGTATGGTTCCTCTTTCTTACGCACACCACGCTGAGCGTACCGGCGTTGACAGGCTCGATTATGTGCATGGGGGTAGCGACAGCAAACAGTATTCTCGTTGTGAGCTTTGCTAAAGAGCAGATGGAAGAAAAGAAGACCGCGACAGAAGCTGCGCTAGAGGCTGGGTTTACGCGTTTTCGTCCTGTGCTGATGACGGCGTTGGCGATGATCATAGGCATGGTACCAATGGCGTTGGGACTGGGCGAAGGGGGAGAGCAGAACGCTCCGCTGGGACGCGCCGTAATTGGCGGATTGCTCTTAGCGACGTTATCCACATTGTTTTTTGTGCCGACCTTTTTCAGTCTTGTTCATGCGAAGGACAAGCCCAAGGTAGTTGAGTACAATGACGAATTTCGTACTGGTGAATCGGCTGGAGAAATATCATGACGAACAATGCTGCACAGAAAAACTCGAACGGCCGAACAGGTGTCCAGGATCCTGCGGCGGTGAACCGGAACCATAGCGAGACGCCGGAAAGCAAGGGTTCACGGATGCGCTATGTAGTGATCCTGATGGTCCTTCTGGTCGTAGTTGCCATACTCGTGATTACGGGGATCGTTCCCAGGTTACGTGCGAGTAGGGCTCTGGCTGCAGAGACGAACGCACTGGCTGCACCGACTGTTCTGGTGATTCAACCGAAGCCGGGCGCACCTTCGCAGGAGATTGTGCTGCCGGGCAATATCGAGGCCTTTGTCGATTCGCCTATTTTTGCCAGAACAAACGGATATCTGAAACGCTGGTACTTCGACATTGGTTCCCACGTCAAACAGGGCCAGTTGCTGGCCGAGATCGAATCACCTGAGATCGATCACGAGTTGTCGCAGGCGCTGGCAGATCTTGGAACGGCGCAAGCGAACGAACATCTCTCTGAAATTACCGCAAACCGCTTCTCAGATCTGATCAAGCAGGACGCCGTCTCGCAACAGGACACGGATAATGCAGTGAACGACCTCGCCGCAAGGAGGACGGCAGTGAAGTCCGCTCAGGCGAATGTAGATAGGCTCAGACAACTAGTAGCCTTTGAAAAAGTTTTCGCACCGTTTGATGGTGTCGTGACGGCGCGCAATACGGATATCGGACAGCTGATTGACTCCGGTGCCGCTGGCGGACAAGCCCGCTCTCTGTTCCAGATGGCGGCTATCAACAGACTGCGTGTGTTCATCAGCGTGCCGCAAATTTATTCGCAGGCAGCTACACCTGGGCTTACCGCAGATTTGATGTTTGCCGAGTTCCCAGGACGGCGCTTTCCGGGCAAACTGGTGCGGACTTCGAGGGCGATCGATCCTGTCTCTCGAACATTGAATGTTGAAGTAGATGTCGATAATACGAAGGGCGAGTTGTTTCCCGGCGCTTATGCCGAGGTTCACCTAAAGCTGAAGGACGGCCTAAGATCAACGTTGGTTGTCCCTGTCAGCGCGCTCTTGTTCCGTCGCGAAGGGCTGAGGATCGCCGTAGCCAAGGGCGACAACACTGCGGAATTGTTGCCGATCACGTTGGGGCGCGACTTCGGAGATGTTGCCGAGGTCACAACCGGACTAACGGGAGAGGAACGCGTGATCACTAATCCTCCCGATTCGATCATCGATGGGGAACAGCTTAACGTTCAGGTAGAAAACCAGCAGGCGACTAAAGCGGCGGGAAGGGCCGGCGGGAAATGAAGCAGCTAGGGAAATTTCACCGCACCGCAGTTGCCGTGGCTTCGGTGGCTTTGGTTGTCTTGAGCGGATGCAGAGTTGGGCCAAACTACGTTCAACCTACCGTACCGCCAGCACCTCCGGCATTCAAGGAGACGCCGTCCAATTGGAAGCAGGCAACGCCACAGGATCAGTTGCCAAAAGGTAAGTGGTGGGAGATCTATGGGGATGAGAAGCTCAACTCGCTTGAAGAAAAGATCGCAGTCTCCAACCAGACTCTAAAAGTGTCGTACCACCAATATATGAGCGCGCGTGAGGTCGTCCGGCAAGCTCGTTCACAGTTCTTCCCCGCACTCGCAGTGCAACCATCGGGTTCAAGAAACCAGTTGTCGCAAAACAGGCCGAACTTCAACACACTGACCCCAAGTCAATATAGCGACATAGCTCTAACGGGCGATATCTCATACGAGGTCGATCTTTGGGGACAAGTGCGTCGAACTGTTGAGTCGGCCCAGGAAAACGCACAGGCTAGTGCGGGCGATCTTGAGAATGTCAGCCTGAGCCTGCACTCGGAGCTTGCTGTCGATTACTTCTCTCTGCGCGGCCTGGATCTGCAAAAGCAGTTGCTGGATGCGACGGTCATCGACTTTGAAAAGGCGTTGCAGTTGACCCAGAGGCGCTATCGTGGTGGTGTCGCGTCCGATGTGGATGTGGCGCAAGCCGAGACCCAACTGGAAACCACGCGCGCTCAGGCCATCGAGACCGGAGTAGCACGAGCGCAGTTTGAACATGCGATTGCCGTTTTGACCGGGGAGACAGCTTCTACGTTTTCGATTACACCGTCGCCCCTTGCTGCGACTCCGCCAGAGATTCCCTTGGGGGTGCCCTCGGAACTTCTGGAGCGGCGACCTGATATCGCTGCGGCAGAGCGCAGGGTCGCCTCTGCCAATGCTCAGATCGGTGTAGCGATTGCGGCTTACTACCCGCAGATATCGCTCTCTGCGGCTGGCGGATTTGAAAGTGCTGCTATCGGGACGTTGATACAAGGGCCGAGTGCGCTTTGGTCCGTCGGGGGCTCCGCGGTACAAACGGTGCTCGATGGAGGGCGTCGGCGAGCTGTTACCCAGCAGGCGCGTGACAACCATGAAGCGACCGTCGCGAGTTATCGGGAAAATGTACTCGAGGCCTTTCAACAGGTAGAAGACAATTTGGCGGCACTACGACTGCTGGAACAAGAGTTAAC encodes:
- a CDS encoding efflux RND transporter permease subunit yields the protein MWIVRLALRRPYTFVVLSILLLIMGPVTILRTPTDIFPNIDIPVVSVVWQYSGLSAEQMSSRIVILTERVLSTTVNNIEHVESQSMTGIAVVKIFFQPHVDISTAIAQVTAVSQTQLRQLPAGTTPPLIIVYNASSVPILQLALSGKGMSEQELNDWGQNFLRPQLITVEGAAIPYSYGGKQRQVQVDLNTQALQAKGLAPSDVTTAIGNQNLILPSGTTKMGLFEFNVETNGSPEGIDDLNEVPIKVANGATIFVRDVAHVRDGFPPQTNIVRSDGQRGSLMTVLKNGNTSTLDIVKGIRGLLPQVAATLPEALKITPIADQSIFVRASINGVVREAIIAACLTAIMILIFLGSWRSTIIIAVSIPLSILCSIITLSALGETINIMTLGGLALAVGILVDDATVEIENINRNLEMGKETEQAILDGAAQIAVPAFVSTLSICIVFVPMFFLSGVAKYLFVPLAEAVVFAMLASYLLSRTIVPTMAKYLLQVHNEQEVEKKKESRNPLVRFQLAFEHGFEKLRGGYHNLLKGAVAHPVLFTICFFAACLASFALFPWLGQDFFPAVDGGQFKLHVRAQTGTRIEETARLCDLIENSIRREIPASELSNILDNIGLPYSGINTSYSNSAAIGPADADIQVSLTEKHRPTDEYVHALRGRLAREFPGLTFYFLPADIVSQILNFGLPAPIDIQIVGQNVEANRQYANKLFNQVKYVPGMTDLRIQQPFNSPKLQVDIDRIKSQGAGYTARDVASNLLIALSGSFQTAPTFWLNPQNGVSYNISAQTPQFKTDSLQGLGNIPINNSAGTPPQILKNLASINPGQEQATVSHFNVQPVLDIYGSVQGRDLGGVSREINRILAETKNDLPRGTRVIVRGQVQTMKASFVGLLGGLVFSIVLVYLLIVINFQSWMDPFVIIAALPAALAGIVWFLFLTHTTLSVPALTGSIMCMGVATANSILVVSFAKEQMEEKKTATEAALEAGFTRFRPVLMTALAMIIGMVPMALGLGEGGEQNAPLGRAVIGGLLLATLSTLFFVPTFFSLVHAKDKPKVVEYNDEFRTGESAGEIS
- a CDS encoding efflux RND transporter periplasmic adaptor subunit — its product is MTNNAAQKNSNGRTGVQDPAAVNRNHSETPESKGSRMRYVVILMVLLVVVAILVITGIVPRLRASRALAAETNALAAPTVLVIQPKPGAPSQEIVLPGNIEAFVDSPIFARTNGYLKRWYFDIGSHVKQGQLLAEIESPEIDHELSQALADLGTAQANEHLSEITANRFSDLIKQDAVSQQDTDNAVNDLAARRTAVKSAQANVDRLRQLVAFEKVFAPFDGVVTARNTDIGQLIDSGAAGGQARSLFQMAAINRLRVFISVPQIYSQAATPGLTADLMFAEFPGRRFPGKLVRTSRAIDPVSRTLNVEVDVDNTKGELFPGAYAEVHLKLKDGLRSTLVVPVSALLFRREGLRIAVAKGDNTAELLPITLGRDFGDVAEVTTGLTGEERVITNPPDSIIDGEQLNVQVENQQATKAAGRAGGK
- a CDS encoding efflux transporter outer membrane subunit, translated to MKQLGKFHRTAVAVASVALVVLSGCRVGPNYVQPTVPPAPPAFKETPSNWKQATPQDQLPKGKWWEIYGDEKLNSLEEKIAVSNQTLKVSYHQYMSAREVVRQARSQFFPALAVQPSGSRNQLSQNRPNFNTLTPSQYSDIALTGDISYEVDLWGQVRRTVESAQENAQASAGDLENVSLSLHSELAVDYFSLRGLDLQKQLLDATVIDFEKALQLTQRRYRGGVASDVDVAQAETQLETTRAQAIETGVARAQFEHAIAVLTGETASTFSITPSPLAATPPEIPLGVPSELLERRPDIAAAERRVASANAQIGVAIAAYYPQISLSAAGGFESAAIGTLIQGPSALWSVGGSAVQTVLDGGRRRAVTQQARDNHEATVASYRENVLEAFQQVEDNLAALRLLEQELTTQQVAVASARRSVDLSTTRYKRGITTYLEVLTAQSTALSNERTAADLMTRRMTASVQLIKALGGGWDRSQLPKM